One genomic window of Meles meles chromosome 3, mMelMel3.1 paternal haplotype, whole genome shotgun sequence includes the following:
- the AMACR gene encoding alpha-methylacyl-CoA racemase, producing MALHGISVLELAGLAPGPYCGMVLADFGAQVVRVDRLGARKDLSFLARGKRSLAVDLKRPQGAAVLRRLCARTDVVLEPFRHGVMEKLQLGPEVLQKENPKLIYARLSGFGQSGRFSRVAGHDINFLALSGVLSKIGRSGENPFPPLNLLADFGGGGLICTLGILLALFERTHSGKGQVIDVSMVEGAAYLSSFLWKSQQTGLWEQPRGQNLLDGGAPFYTTYKTADGGFMAVGAIEPQFYKLLIKGLGLKSDDLPHQMSMRDWPEMKKRFADVFAKKTKAEWCQIFDGTDACVTPVLTFEEAAHHDHNKERGSFLTDGEQGVSPRPAPLLSDTPAIPSSRRDPFVGEHTEEILREFGFSQEEINQLTLDKIIESNKPRANL from the exons ATGGCGCTGCACGGCATCTCGGTGCTAGAGCTTGCCGGCCTGGCCCCGGGCCCGTACTGCGGTATGGTCCTGGCGGACTTCGGGGCGCAGGTGGTGCGTGTGGACCGGCTGGGTGCCCGCAAGGACTTGAGCTTCTTGGCCCGGGGCAAGCGCTCCCTGGCGGTGGACCTGAAGCGGCCGCAGGGGGCGGCTGTGCTGCGGCGTCTGTGCGCCCGGACCGATGTGGTGCTGGAGCCCTTCCGCCACG GTGTCATGGAGAAACTCCAGCTAGGCCCAGAGGTTCTGCAGAAGGAAAATCCAAAGCTTATCTATGCCAGATTGAGTGGATTTGGCCAGTCTGGAAGATTCTCTAGAGTAGCAGGCCATGACATCAACTTTTTGGCTTTGTCAG gTGTCCTGTCAAAAATTGGCAGAAGTGGTGAGAATCCATTTCCCCCACTGAATCTATTGGCTGACTTCGGTGGTGGTGGCCTCATCTGCACGCTGGGCATCCTGTTGGCTCTATTTGAACGCACACACTCTGGCAAAGGTCAGGTCATTGACGTAAGCATG GTGGAAGGAGCTGCATACCTGAGTTCTTTTCTGTGGAAATCTCAACAAACAGGACTGTGGGAACAGCCTCGAGGACAGAACTTACTAGATGGTGGAGCACCTTTCTACACAACTTACAAGACGGCAGATGGGGGGTTCATGGCTGTTGGGGCAATAGAGCCCCAGTTCTACAAGCTGCTGATCAAAG GACTTGGGCTAAAGTCTGATGACCTTCCTCATCAGATGAGCATGAGAGATTGGccagaaatgaagaagagattTGCAGATGTATTTGCAAAGAAGACAAAGGCAGAGTGGTGTCAGATCTTCGATGGCACAGATGCATGTGTGACCCCAGTTCTGACGTTTGAAGAGGCTGCCCACCACGATCATAACAAAGAACGGGGCTCGTTTCTCACTGATGGGGAGCAGGGTGTGAGTCCCCGCCCTGCACCGCTGCTGTCAGACACCCCAGCTATCCCTTCGTCCAGAAGGGATCCTTTTGTAGGAGAACATACTGAAGAGATACTTCGAGAATTTGGGTTCAGCCAGGAAGAGATCAATCAGCTTACCTTAGATAAAATTATTGAAAGTAATAAGCCAAGAGCTAATCTCTAA